In Pseudomonas lalkuanensis, the following are encoded in one genomic region:
- a CDS encoding M24 family metallopeptidase has protein sequence MTVGVGGKTPEQALAGLSNMVAGMGPIGLDEYQARIAKAQGLMRDRGIAAIYLNAGSNLRYFTGVKWSPSERMVGAVLPADGPLAYIAPAFEEGTIRDFREVDGAIHTWHEHESPYRLLLDMLAGMGIAADASIGLCPSMAFFMYDGIRRLGSAFGFVDAACIINPCRFHKSATELALMQRAKDMTLEVHKAAASILREGISTTEVAEFIHQAHRRVGAPGSTFCIVLFGEASAFPHGVKHAQVLKDGDMVLIDTGCQLHGYQSDITRSYVFGAPNERQRAFWNLEKAAQQAAFDAARPGEPCGSVDAAARRCLEAGGLGPDYQLPGLPHRTGHGIGMDIHEGPYLVRGDETPLAEGMCFSNEPMICVPGEFGIRLEDHFYMSATGPRWFTQPSHSIDDPFGLEA, from the coding sequence ATGACAGTGGGAGTGGGTGGCAAGACTCCGGAACAGGCGCTCGCCGGCCTGTCCAATATGGTCGCGGGCATGGGCCCCATCGGCCTCGACGAGTACCAGGCGCGCATCGCCAAGGCCCAGGGCCTGATGCGTGACCGGGGCATCGCGGCCATCTACCTCAACGCCGGCAGCAACCTGCGCTACTTCACCGGGGTGAAGTGGAGCCCGAGCGAACGCATGGTCGGCGCCGTACTCCCTGCCGATGGCCCGCTGGCCTACATCGCACCGGCCTTCGAGGAAGGCACCATCCGCGATTTTCGCGAGGTGGACGGCGCTATCCACACCTGGCACGAACACGAGAGCCCCTACCGCCTGCTGCTGGACATGCTGGCCGGCATGGGCATCGCTGCTGACGCCAGCATCGGCCTATGCCCGTCCATGGCCTTCTTCATGTACGACGGCATCCGTCGCCTGGGTTCCGCCTTCGGCTTCGTCGATGCCGCCTGCATCATCAACCCCTGCCGTTTCCACAAGTCCGCCACCGAGCTGGCGCTGATGCAGCGCGCCAAGGACATGACGCTGGAAGTGCACAAGGCCGCCGCCAGCATCCTGCGCGAGGGCATCAGCACCACCGAGGTCGCGGAGTTCATCCACCAGGCGCACCGCAGGGTGGGCGCGCCGGGTTCCACTTTCTGCATCGTGCTGTTCGGCGAGGCCAGCGCCTTCCCCCATGGGGTGAAGCATGCGCAGGTGCTCAAGGACGGCGACATGGTGCTGATCGATACCGGCTGCCAGCTCCACGGCTACCAGTCGGATATCACCCGCAGCTATGTGTTCGGCGCGCCGAACGAACGCCAACGCGCGTTCTGGAATCTGGAGAAGGCCGCGCAGCAGGCCGCTTTCGATGCCGCCCGTCCAGGCGAACCCTGCGGCTCGGTCGACGCCGCCGCGCGCCGTTGCCTGGAAGCCGGCGGTCTGGGGCCGGACTACCAACTGCCGGGCCTGCCGCATCGCACCGGCCATGGCATCGGCATGGATATCCACGAAGGGCCCTACCTGGTACGTGGCGACGAGACGCCGCTGGCCGAGGGCATGTGCTTCTCCAACGAGCCGATGATCTGCGTGCCGGGTGAATTCGGTATTCGCCTGGAGGATCACTTCTACATGAGCGCCACCGGACCGCGCTGGTTTACCCAGCCGAGCCATTCCATCGACGACCCGTTCGGGTTGGAGGCCTGA
- a CDS encoding ABC transporter substrate-binding protein: MRRNLLSLALCLPLHALASQSLVVCTEASPEGFDIVQYTAATTADASAETVFDRLVQFAPGSTRLQPGLAESWSISPDGLIYEFQLRKGVTFHSTPWFTPSRAFNADDVLWSFQRQLDPAHPWHKLSPRGFPYVESMAFSQLIERVEKLDDHRVRFTLTHPEAPFLADLAMGFTSIYSAEYADQLLKSGKTDQLNREPVGTGPFVFERYRKDSQVRFRANPTYWAGKPAVDKLLFAITPDPNVRVQQLKAGACQVAVYPRPTDIADLRREAGLEVLELDSLLVAYVGLNTRHPPLDDVRVRQAINLAFDTRAYLRAQFGEGNASIAVAPYPATLLGFNDKLDPWPHDPERARQLLAEAGYKDGFKLAIWTRPGGGPTNPNPGIGAQMLQADLAAIGIKAEIRVYEWGELIKRAKNGEHDLVFMGWAGDNGDPDNFLTPNLSCAAAQSGENQAGWCNEKFDSLIREARAITDPARRAELYRQALAIFHEQAPWIPLAHPKQFAAVRKGVEGFQLNPMGSNNFAKVTLAE; the protein is encoded by the coding sequence ATGCGTCGAAACCTGTTGTCCCTCGCCCTCTGCCTTCCCCTCCACGCTCTCGCCAGCCAGTCCCTGGTGGTCTGTACAGAAGCCAGCCCCGAAGGCTTCGACATTGTCCAGTACACCGCCGCCACCACGGCCGACGCCTCGGCCGAAACCGTCTTCGACCGGCTGGTGCAATTCGCCCCGGGCAGCACCCGGTTGCAACCGGGCCTCGCGGAGAGCTGGAGCATCAGCCCCGACGGCCTGATCTATGAGTTTCAACTGCGCAAGGGCGTCACCTTTCACAGCACGCCCTGGTTCACACCCAGCCGCGCGTTCAATGCCGACGATGTGCTCTGGAGCTTCCAGCGCCAGCTCGACCCCGCGCATCCCTGGCACAAGCTCTCTCCGCGTGGCTTTCCCTATGTGGAATCCATGGCCTTCTCCCAGTTGATCGAGCGCGTCGAGAAGCTCGACGACCACCGCGTGCGCTTCACCCTGACGCACCCGGAGGCGCCGTTCCTGGCCGACCTCGCCATGGGCTTCACCTCGATCTACTCGGCCGAGTACGCCGACCAGTTGCTCAAGTCCGGCAAGACGGACCAGCTCAACCGCGAGCCGGTGGGGACCGGTCCTTTCGTCTTCGAGCGCTACCGCAAGGATTCGCAGGTCCGTTTCCGCGCCAACCCGACCTACTGGGCAGGCAAGCCGGCTGTGGACAAGTTGTTGTTCGCCATCACCCCCGATCCCAACGTGCGCGTGCAACAACTCAAGGCCGGTGCCTGCCAGGTCGCCGTGTACCCGCGCCCCACCGACATCGCGGACCTCCGACGGGAAGCGGGGCTCGAGGTGCTGGAACTGGATTCGCTGCTGGTTGCCTATGTCGGCCTCAACACCCGCCATCCGCCGCTGGACGACGTGCGCGTGCGCCAGGCCATCAACCTCGCCTTCGACACCCGCGCCTACCTTCGTGCGCAGTTCGGCGAAGGCAATGCCAGCATCGCCGTGGCGCCCTACCCAGCCACCCTGCTGGGCTTCAACGACAAGCTGGATCCCTGGCCCCACGATCCCGAAAGAGCGCGCCAGCTGCTGGCCGAGGCCGGCTACAAGGACGGCTTCAAGCTGGCCATCTGGACCCGCCCCGGCGGCGGCCCGACCAACCCCAACCCCGGCATCGGCGCACAGATGCTCCAGGCCGACCTGGCCGCCATAGGCATCAAGGCAGAGATTCGCGTCTATGAATGGGGTGAGTTGATCAAGCGCGCCAAGAATGGCGAGCACGATCTGGTGTTCATGGGCTGGGCCGGTGACAACGGCGATCCGGACAACTTCCTCACCCCCAACCTGTCCTGCGCCGCAGCGCAGTCAGGCGAAAACCAGGCGGGTTGGTGCAACGAGAAATTCGACAGCCTGATCCGCGAGGCCCGCGCCATCACCGACCCGGCGCGCCGCGCCGAGCTCTATCGGCAGGCCCTGGCGATCTTCCACGAACAGGCGCCGTGGATTCCCCTCGCGCATCCCAAGCAATTCGCCGCCGTGCGCAAAGGAGTGGAAGGGTTTCAGCTGAATCCGATGGGCTCGAACAATTTCGCGAAGGTGACATTGGCGGAGTAG
- a CDS encoding ABC transporter substrate-binding protein, with protein sequence MRKNAVIQALVAAGLIASAPFAGAASNLVFCSEGSPAGFDPGQYTTGTDFDAAAETVFNRLTQFERGGTAVIPGLAEKWDVSPDGLTYTFHLRKGVKFHTTDYFKPTRDFNADDVLFTFQRMLDKDHPFRKAYPTEFPYFTDMGMDANIAKVEKVDDNTVKFTLNGVDAAFIQNLAMSFASIQSAEYADQLLKAGKAADINQKPIGTGPFVFSRYQKDAQIRFKGNKDYWVPGDVKIDNLIFAINTDASVRMQKVKAGECQITLFPRPADLEALKKDPNLNMPSQPGFNLGYIAYNVTHKPFDKLEVRQALDMAVNKKAIIDAVYQGAGQLAVNGMPPTQWSYDETIKDAGYNPDKAKELLKAAGVAEGTEITLWAMPVQRPYNPNAKLMAEMLQADWAKVGIKAKIVTYEWGEYIKRAKGGEHDAMLIGWSGDNGDPDNWLGTLYGCDAVDGNNFSKWCDASYDKLVKAAKATSDVAKRTEMYKQAQHILKDNVPITPIAHSTVYQPMRKNVQDFKISPFALNSFYGVSVGK encoded by the coding sequence ATGCGTAAAAACGCCGTCATCCAGGCACTTGTCGCGGCTGGGCTGATCGCCAGCGCACCTTTCGCCGGCGCTGCAAGCAACCTGGTGTTCTGCTCCGAAGGCAGCCCCGCCGGTTTCGATCCGGGCCAATACACCACCGGGACCGATTTCGACGCCGCCGCTGAAACCGTCTTCAACCGCCTGACCCAGTTCGAGCGTGGCGGCACGGCAGTAATCCCCGGCCTGGCCGAGAAGTGGGATGTTTCTCCCGACGGCCTCACCTACACCTTCCACCTGCGCAAGGGCGTGAAGTTCCACACCACCGACTACTTCAAGCCGACCCGCGACTTCAACGCCGACGACGTGCTCTTCACCTTCCAGCGCATGCTCGACAAGGACCACCCGTTCCGTAAGGCGTACCCCACCGAATTCCCCTACTTCACCGACATGGGCATGGACGCCAACATCGCCAAGGTGGAGAAGGTCGACGACAACACCGTCAAGTTCACCCTCAATGGCGTGGATGCAGCCTTCATCCAGAACCTGGCCATGAGCTTCGCGTCCATCCAGTCCGCCGAGTATGCCGACCAGCTGCTCAAGGCCGGCAAGGCCGCCGACATCAACCAGAAGCCCATCGGCACCGGCCCCTTCGTGTTCAGCCGTTACCAGAAGGACGCGCAGATCCGCTTCAAGGGCAACAAGGACTACTGGGTGCCTGGCGATGTGAAGATCGACAACCTGATCTTCGCCATCAACACCGACGCCTCGGTGCGCATGCAGAAGGTCAAGGCCGGCGAGTGCCAGATCACCCTCTTCCCGCGTCCAGCCGACCTGGAAGCGCTGAAGAAAGACCCGAACCTGAACATGCCGTCGCAGCCGGGCTTCAACCTCGGCTACATCGCCTACAACGTCACCCACAAGCCGTTCGACAAGCTTGAAGTGCGCCAGGCGCTGGACATGGCGGTGAACAAGAAAGCCATCATCGACGCCGTCTACCAGGGCGCCGGCCAGCTCGCCGTGAACGGCATGCCGCCGACCCAGTGGTCCTATGACGAGACCATCAAGGATGCCGGCTACAACCCGGACAAGGCCAAGGAGCTGCTGAAGGCTGCCGGCGTTGCCGAAGGCACCGAAATCACCCTCTGGGCCATGCCGGTGCAGCGTCCGTACAACCCCAACGCCAAGCTGATGGCCGAAATGCTCCAGGCCGACTGGGCCAAGGTGGGCATCAAGGCCAAGATCGTCACCTACGAATGGGGCGAGTACATCAAGCGCGCCAAGGGCGGCGAACACGACGCCATGCTGATCGGCTGGAGCGGTGACAACGGTGACCCGGACAACTGGCTGGGTACCCTCTACGGCTGCGACGCCGTGGACGGCAACAACTTCTCCAAATGGTGCGACGCCAGCTACGACAAGCTGGTGAAGGCCGCCAAGGCCACCAGCGACGTTGCGAAACGCACCGAGATGTACAAACAGGCCCAGCACATCCTGAAAGACAACGTGCCGATCACCCCGATCGCCCACTCCACTGTCTACCAGCCGATGCGCAAGAACGTGCAGGACTTCAAGATCAGCCCGTTCGCGCTCAACTCCTTCTATGGCGTGAGCGTCGGCAAGTAA
- a CDS encoding SIMPL domain-containing protein (The SIMPL domain is named for its presence in mouse protein SIMPL (signalling molecule that associates with mouse pelle-like kinase). Bacterial member BP26, from Brucella, was shown to assemble into a channel-like structure, while YggE from E. coli has been associated with resistance to oxidative stress.) has protein sequence MPKFTRLAAALALCAASLGSLAAQAADEARYNQVAVRAEVSQEVAHDLMHVTLYSELQNTDPAKLADEITRTLNSAVEKARKAKGVTVSLGSRNSYPVYDEKGQKITAWRERAELRLESADFATLSQLSADLMGQLKMAGMNFSIAEKTRKNHEDDLIKQAVDAFKARAQLATNALGGKGYKLVNLSLNSAGFQPPQPIMMRAMSAKGYADAAAVPEIEAGTSRVSVSADGTIEVQMP, from the coding sequence ATGCCCAAGTTCACCCGTCTCGCCGCCGCCCTCGCCCTCTGCGCCGCCAGCCTCGGCAGCCTCGCGGCCCAGGCCGCCGACGAAGCCCGCTACAACCAGGTGGCAGTGCGTGCCGAAGTCAGCCAGGAAGTGGCCCACGACCTGATGCACGTCACCCTCTATAGCGAGTTGCAGAACACCGACCCGGCCAAGCTGGCGGACGAGATCACCCGCACCCTCAACAGCGCCGTGGAAAAGGCCCGCAAGGCCAAGGGCGTCACTGTCAGCCTGGGCAGCCGCAACAGCTACCCGGTGTATGACGAAAAGGGTCAGAAGATCACCGCCTGGCGCGAGCGCGCCGAACTGCGTCTGGAAAGTGCCGACTTCGCCACCCTGTCCCAGCTCAGCGCCGACCTGATGGGCCAGCTGAAGATGGCCGGCATGAACTTCAGCATCGCCGAGAAGACCCGCAAGAACCACGAGGACGACCTGATCAAGCAGGCCGTGGACGCCTTCAAGGCCCGCGCCCAGTTGGCGACCAACGCCCTCGGCGGCAAGGGCTACAAGCTGGTCAACCTGAGCCTGAACAGCGCCGGCTTCCAGCCGCCGCAGCCGATCATGATGCGCGCCATGTCCGCCAAAGGTTACGCCGATGCGGCCGCCGTGCCCGAGATCGAAGCCGGCACCAGCCGCGTCAGCGTCAGCGCCGACGGCACCATCGAAGTGCAAATGCCCTGA
- a CDS encoding ATP-binding protein, which produces MLEPVQLLSASRQNLLRLTLIRILVLAAQAGSVGLAYKAQLLQLPWVALSVTLGVSLVLCVGTALRLRGPWPVTELEYAVQLGLDLVIHSVLLYFSGGSTNPFVSYYLVPLTIAAATLPWLYTLTLAGLALAAYTLLLVLFHPLEMPTGQRESLLIYGMWLSFALAAALITFFVARMAEELRRQDQLQAVRREEGMRDQQLLAVATQAAGAAHELGTPLATMSVLLKELRQEYGDKPGLQDDLALLQEQVMLCKDTLQQLVRAAEADRRQAVVEQSVIEWLEVTLNRWHLMRPEATYRYQCMGLGVAPRLKPPADLTQALLNLLNNAADACPEKLDIRVNWDHQWMVLTIRDHGAGVPLAIAEQLGRPFFTTKGKGFGLGLFLSQASVTRAGGTVKLYNHEEGGTLTELRLPRTYGVA; this is translated from the coding sequence ATGCTCGAACCCGTACAGCTACTGTCTGCCAGCCGCCAGAACCTGCTGCGGCTGACCCTGATCCGCATCCTTGTCCTGGCCGCCCAGGCAGGCTCGGTCGGCCTCGCCTACAAGGCCCAACTTCTGCAACTGCCCTGGGTGGCGTTGAGCGTGACCCTTGGCGTCTCACTGGTGCTCTGCGTGGGCACGGCGTTGCGCCTGCGCGGTCCCTGGCCGGTGACCGAGTTGGAATATGCTGTCCAGCTGGGCCTCGACCTGGTTATCCACAGCGTGCTGCTGTACTTCTCCGGGGGCTCGACCAACCCCTTCGTCTCCTACTACCTGGTGCCGCTGACCATCGCCGCGGCGACCTTGCCCTGGCTCTACACCCTGACCCTCGCGGGTCTCGCCCTGGCGGCCTACACCCTGCTGCTGGTGCTGTTCCACCCGCTGGAAATGCCCACTGGCCAGCGCGAATCGCTGCTGATCTACGGCATGTGGCTGAGCTTCGCCCTGGCCGCGGCGCTGATCACCTTCTTCGTCGCACGCATGGCCGAGGAACTGCGTCGCCAGGATCAGTTGCAGGCGGTTCGCCGCGAGGAAGGCATGCGTGACCAGCAGTTGCTCGCCGTGGCTACCCAGGCCGCCGGCGCCGCCCATGAACTGGGCACCCCGCTGGCGACCATGAGCGTGCTGCTCAAGGAGCTGCGCCAGGAGTACGGCGACAAGCCCGGCCTGCAGGACGACCTGGCCCTGCTGCAGGAGCAGGTGATGCTCTGCAAGGACACCCTCCAGCAACTGGTGCGCGCCGCCGAAGCGGATCGCCGCCAGGCGGTGGTGGAGCAATCGGTGATCGAGTGGCTGGAAGTCACCTTGAATCGCTGGCACCTGATGCGCCCGGAGGCCACCTACCGCTACCAGTGCATGGGGCTTGGCGTGGCGCCTCGGCTGAAACCTCCGGCGGACCTGACCCAGGCCCTGCTGAACCTGCTCAACAACGCTGCCGACGCCTGCCCGGAGAAGCTCGACATCCGCGTCAACTGGGACCACCAGTGGATGGTGCTGACCATCCGCGACCACGGCGCCGGCGTGCCCCTGGCCATTGCCGAGCAACTGGGCCGGCCGTTCTTCACCACCAAGGGCAAGGGCTTCGGCCTTGGCCTGTTCCTGAGCCAGGCCAGCGTCACCCGTGCCGGCGGTACGGTTAAACTTTATAACCATGAGGAAGGCGGCACCCTGACGGAGTTGCGCCTGCCGCGCACCTACGGCGTCGCCTGA
- a CDS encoding response regulator transcription factor yields the protein MTDEPLIEGEEQPHLLLVDDDATFTRVMARAMTRRGLRVSVAGSAEEGLLMAKDDLPDYAVLDLKMDGDSGLVLLPKLLELDPEMRVVILTGYSSIATAVEAIKRGATNYLCKPADADDVLTALLSEHADLDSLVPENPMSVDRLQWEHIQRVLAEHDGNISATARALGMHRRTLQRKLQKRPVRR from the coding sequence ATGACTGACGAACCCCTGATCGAAGGCGAAGAACAACCCCATCTGCTGCTGGTGGACGACGACGCCACCTTTACCCGCGTCATGGCCCGGGCGATGACCCGCCGTGGCCTGCGGGTGTCGGTCGCCGGCTCCGCCGAAGAAGGCCTGCTGATGGCCAAGGACGACCTGCCCGACTACGCAGTGCTCGACCTGAAGATGGATGGCGACTCCGGCCTGGTGCTGCTGCCCAAGCTGCTGGAGCTGGACCCGGAAATGCGCGTGGTGATCCTCACCGGCTATTCGAGCATTGCCACCGCGGTGGAAGCCATCAAGCGCGGCGCCACCAACTACCTGTGCAAGCCGGCCGACGCCGACGACGTGCTGACCGCGCTGCTCTCCGAGCACGCCGACCTGGACAGCCTGGTGCCGGAAAACCCGATGTCGGTGGACCGCCTGCAGTGGGAGCACATCCAGCGTGTGCTGGCTGAGCATGACGGCAACATCTCCGCCACCGCCCGGGCCCTGGGCATGCACCGCCGCACCTTGCAGCGCAAGCTGCAGAAGCGCCCCGTGCGCCGCTGA
- a CDS encoding AEC family transporter: MLAVVQQTLSITAPVFSMLFLGVGLKRLGWIDGAFINTASSLVFKGTMPTLLFLGIVQADLSTALKPELIGYFVAATILCFLIGWGWAILRCPAEDRGIYTQGAFRGNNGIVGLALATSMYGDYGLSVGSILGAVVILSYNTLSSIVLAIYSPNAKSDPLSLARSIISNPLIIGVLAAMPVAYWQLPLPKWLITSGEYFAQMTLPLALICIGGTLSLASLRSSGRIAVSASLMKMVWLPILATLGAWLCGFRNADLAILFLYFASPTAAASFVMARAVNGNHELAAAIIVITTLAAVVTTNIGLFLLQWAGFI, encoded by the coding sequence ATGCTCGCCGTCGTCCAGCAGACCCTCAGCATCACCGCGCCGGTGTTCTCCATGCTGTTCCTGGGGGTGGGGCTCAAGCGTCTTGGCTGGATCGATGGCGCCTTCATCAACACCGCGTCGTCACTGGTGTTCAAGGGCACCATGCCCACCCTGCTGTTCCTCGGGATCGTCCAGGCGGACCTGAGCACTGCGCTGAAACCGGAATTGATCGGCTACTTCGTCGCGGCCACCATCCTGTGTTTCCTGATCGGCTGGGGGTGGGCCATCCTGCGCTGCCCGGCCGAGGATCGCGGCATCTACACCCAGGGCGCCTTTCGCGGCAACAACGGCATCGTCGGCCTGGCGCTGGCCACCAGCATGTACGGCGATTACGGTCTGTCGGTGGGCAGTATCCTCGGCGCGGTGGTGATCCTCAGCTACAACACGCTGTCGTCCATCGTCCTGGCGATCTACAGCCCGAATGCCAAGAGTGACCCGCTGAGCCTGGCCCGGAGCATCATCAGCAATCCGCTGATCATCGGGGTGCTGGCCGCGATGCCGGTGGCTTACTGGCAGCTGCCGCTGCCGAAATGGCTGATCACTTCGGGCGAGTACTTCGCCCAGATGACCCTGCCCCTGGCGCTGATCTGCATCGGTGGAACCCTGTCGCTGGCATCCCTGCGTTCCAGTGGCAGGATCGCCGTCAGCGCCAGTCTGATGAAGATGGTCTGGCTGCCGATCCTGGCAACGCTGGGTGCCTGGCTTTGCGGATTTCGCAACGCCGACCTGGCGATCCTCTTCCTTTACTTCGCCAGCCCGACCGCTGCGGCGAGTTTCGTCATGGCCCGCGCAGTCAATGGCAACCACGAATTGGCGGCGGCCATTATCGTGATCACCACCCTGGCGGCCGTGGTGACCACCAATATCGGGTTGTTCCTGTTGCAGTGGGCCGGGTTTATCTGA
- a CDS encoding carboxymuconolactone decarboxylase family protein, whose protein sequence is MSEERKSGLQVRREVMGDAFVDRAMGNATEFTQPLQDFVNEHAWGGVWNREGLPRKTRSLITLAALTALKCPQELKGHVRGALNNGCTVEEIREALLHCAVYAGVPAAIDAFRAAQEVIDDYQKS, encoded by the coding sequence ATGAGCGAAGAACGCAAAAGCGGCCTGCAGGTGCGCCGGGAAGTGATGGGCGATGCCTTCGTCGACCGCGCCATGGGCAATGCGACCGAGTTCACCCAGCCGCTGCAGGACTTCGTCAACGAACACGCCTGGGGTGGCGTCTGGAATCGTGAAGGCCTGCCGCGCAAGACCCGTAGCCTGATCACCCTGGCCGCCCTTACCGCGCTGAAGTGCCCGCAGGAACTGAAGGGCCATGTGCGCGGTGCGCTGAACAACGGCTGCACGGTGGAGGAAATTCGCGAAGCCCTGCTGCATTGCGCCGTCTACGCCGGCGTTCCCGCCGCCATCGACGCCTTCCGCGCCGCCCAGGAAGTCATCGACGACTACCAGAAGTCCTGA
- a CDS encoding septal ring lytic transglycosylase RlpA family protein — protein MQRQLSTLVFLTFLLAGCSTNPFGGGDSESGHGYRAEGKASYYGSRHHGRRTASGERFDQHALTAAHRTLPFGTRVKVTNLNNDRTVVVRVNDRGPHVRGRIIDLSREAAERLGMLRAGVAPVRVESLD, from the coding sequence ATGCAGCGTCAGCTCAGCACCTTAGTCTTCCTCACCTTCCTCCTGGCCGGTTGCAGCACCAACCCCTTCGGCGGTGGTGACAGCGAGTCCGGCCACGGCTATCGCGCCGAAGGCAAGGCCTCCTATTACGGTTCCCGGCACCATGGCAGGCGAACGGCAAGCGGCGAGCGCTTCGACCAGCACGCCCTGACCGCCGCCCACCGTACCCTGCCCTTCGGCACCCGGGTGAAGGTGACCAATCTCAATAACGACCGCACAGTGGTGGTCCGCGTCAATGACCGCGGTCCGCACGTTCGCGGCCGGATCATCGACTTGTCGCGCGAGGCCGCCGAACGGCTCGGCATGTTGCGCGCCGGCGTGGCGCCCGTGCGGGTGGAATCCCTCGACTGA
- the gatB gene encoding Asp-tRNA(Asn)/Glu-tRNA(Gln) amidotransferase subunit GatB, producing the protein MQWETVIGLEIHAQLSTQSKIFSGSATTFGAEPNTQASLVDLGMPGTLPVLNAEAVRMACKFGLAIDAEIAEKNVFARKNYFYPDLPKGYQTSQFEHPIVGKGFLDITLEDGTVKRIGITRAHLEEDAGKSLHEDFHGMSGIDLNRAGTPLLEIVSEPDIRSAKEAVAYVKAIHALVRYLGICDGNMAEGSLRCDCNVSVRPKGQAEFGTRAEIKNVNSFRFIEKAINHEIQRQIELIEDGGKVVQETRLYDPNKDETRSMRGKEEANDYRYFPCPDLLPVVIEQSFLDEVRSQLPELPNQKRERFQSEFGLSAYDASVLSASREMADYFEAVFKACGDAKLAANWVMVELASLLNKEGLEIEQSPVSAEQLGGMILRIKDNTISGKIAKMVFEAMAAGEGSADEIIEKKGLKQVTDSGAIESMLDEVLAANAAQVEQYRASDEAKRAKMFGFFVGQAMKASKGKANPGQVNDLLKKKLEG; encoded by the coding sequence ATGCAATGGGAAACAGTGATCGGGCTGGAAATCCACGCACAGCTCAGCACCCAATCGAAGATTTTCTCTGGCAGCGCCACCACCTTCGGCGCCGAGCCCAACACCCAGGCCAGCCTGGTTGACCTCGGCATGCCCGGCACCCTGCCGGTGCTGAACGCCGAAGCGGTGCGCATGGCCTGCAAGTTCGGCCTGGCCATCGACGCCGAAATCGCCGAGAAGAACGTCTTCGCCCGCAAGAATTACTTCTACCCGGACCTGCCCAAGGGCTACCAGACCAGCCAGTTCGAACATCCGATCGTCGGCAAGGGCTTCCTCGACATCACCCTGGAAGACGGCACCGTCAAGCGCATCGGCATCACCCGCGCGCACCTGGAAGAAGACGCCGGCAAGAGCCTGCACGAAGACTTCCACGGCATGAGCGGCATCGACCTGAACCGCGCCGGCACCCCGCTGCTGGAAATCGTCTCCGAGCCGGACATCCGCAGCGCCAAGGAAGCGGTGGCCTACGTCAAGGCCATCCATGCCCTGGTGCGCTACCTCGGCATCTGCGACGGCAACATGGCCGAAGGTTCGCTGCGCTGCGACTGCAACGTCTCGGTTCGTCCCAAGGGCCAGGCCGAATTCGGCACCCGCGCCGAGATCAAGAACGTCAACTCGTTCCGCTTCATCGAGAAAGCCATCAACCACGAGATCCAGCGTCAGATCGAGCTGATCGAGGACGGTGGCAAGGTGGTGCAGGAAACCCGCCTGTACGACCCGAACAAGGACGAAACCCGCTCCATGCGCGGCAAGGAAGAAGCCAACGACTACCGTTACTTCCCCTGTCCCGACCTGCTGCCGGTGGTGATCGAGCAGAGCTTCCTCGACGAAGTCCGCAGCCAGCTGCCGGAGCTGCCGAACCAGAAACGCGAGCGCTTCCAGAGCGAGTTCGGCCTGTCCGCCTACGACGCGAGCGTGCTTTCGGCCAGCCGCGAGATGGCCGATTACTTCGAGGCCGTATTCAAGGCCTGCGGCGATGCCAAGCTTGCCGCCAACTGGGTGATGGTCGAGCTGGCCAGCCTGCTCAACAAGGAAGGCCTGGAGATCGAGCAGTCGCCGGTTTCCGCCGAGCAGCTGGGCGGCATGATCCTGCGCATCAAGGACAACACCATCTCCGGCAAGATCGCCAAGATGGTCTTCGAAGCCATGGCCGCCGGTGAAGGTTCCGCCGACGAGATCATCGAGAAGAAGGGCCTGAAGCAAGTCACCGACAGCGGCGCCATCGAATCCATGCTGGACGAAGTGCTGGCCGCCAACGCCGCCCAGGTCGAACAGTACCGCGCGAGCGACGAAGCCAAGCGCGCGAAGATGTTCGGCTTCTTCGTCGGTCAAGCGATGAAGGCGTCCAAGGGCAAGGCCAACCCCGGCCAGGTGAACGATTTGCTCAAGAAGAAGCTCGAAGGGTGA